The following proteins come from a genomic window of Dehalococcoidia bacterium:
- a CDS encoding ABC transporter ATP-binding protein, translating into MGEVVLDVQDLRTYFVTRWGVVKAVDGLSFQLRRGETLGIVGESGSGKSVTSLSIMRLVPSPPGHIVGGRVLLEGEDILTLDEGEMEKVRGSRIGMVLQDPMTALNPVFDIEDQVGEALKIHKGLGGEALKDTVIDMLRKVRIPAPDVRIKDYPHQLSGGMRQRVVGAIGISCDPVVLIADEPTTSLDATIQAQYLRLLRELQESTGVGIIFITHDFGIVAKMCDRVAVMYAGKIVEQGDVRQIFNNPSHPYTEALIQSVPRMEETEERLYSIPGQPPALWDLPQGCSFAPRCRYSFDKCLEEYPPDFPVDEGQHAACWMRESEGAAISAGDGD; encoded by the coding sequence ATCGGCGAGGTAGTGCTCGATGTGCAAGATCTTCGGACGTACTTCGTAACTCGCTGGGGCGTAGTCAAAGCGGTTGACGGTCTTAGCTTCCAGCTAAGACGAGGCGAGACCCTTGGCATCGTAGGTGAGTCAGGCTCGGGTAAGTCGGTTACCTCGCTGTCCATCATGCGACTGGTACCTTCTCCTCCAGGCCACATCGTAGGTGGGCGTGTCTTGCTCGAAGGCGAAGACATCCTCACTCTTGACGAGGGTGAGATGGAAAAAGTCCGCGGCAGCCGCATAGGCATGGTGCTGCAGGACCCTATGACAGCTCTGAATCCGGTCTTCGACATCGAGGACCAGGTCGGTGAGGCCCTCAAGATCCACAAGGGTCTGGGAGGCGAAGCGCTCAAAGACACCGTCATTGACATGCTCAGGAAAGTCAGGATTCCGGCGCCTGATGTCCGGATCAAGGACTATCCTCACCAGCTTTCAGGCGGTATGCGCCAGCGTGTAGTTGGAGCAATCGGCATATCATGCGACCCAGTCGTACTGATCGCCGATGAGCCTACAACGTCACTGGATGCAACGATTCAGGCTCAGTACCTCAGGCTGCTCCGTGAACTCCAGGAGTCCACCGGAGTAGGGATTATCTTTATCACTCACGACTTCGGAATCGTCGCAAAGATGTGCGACCGGGTTGCTGTGATGTACGCAGGCAAGATCGTAGAGCAGGGCGATGTCCGGCAGATCTTCAACAACCCGTCTCACCCATACACTGAGGCGCTGATTCAGTCAGTTCCGAGGATGGAGGAGACCGAGGAACGCCTCTACTCCATTCCAGGCCAGCCTCCGGCGCTGTGGGATCTGCCACAGGGGTGCTCATTCGCACCAAGGTGCCGGTACAGCTTCGACAAGTGCCTTGAGGAGTACCCTCCTGACTTCCCGGTCGACGAAGGGCAGCACGCAGCGTGCTGGATGAGAGAAAGTGAAGGCGCTGCTATCAGCGCCGGAGACGGTGACTAG
- a CDS encoding ATP-binding cassette domain-containing protein yields MTSENGSNGALLEVRGLKKYFPVGSGFLGRNKAMLKAVDGINFHIEPGKTYGLVGESGCGKSTTAKLILQLEEPTDGQFFFEGMDATDLTRENTRYYKSSVQAVFQDPWASLNPRMRVGSIVGEPLEVNSTLTKNEIRNRVGDLLEEVGLQQYQANLFPHEFSGGQRQRIGVARALALNPKLIILDEPVSALDVSIRAQIMNLLEDLQDEHNLTYLLIAHHLATVRYMCDTVGVMYLGRIVEEAETEELFDNPLHPYTRALMSAALPSHPDIEREEIILTGEVPSPVDPPPGCHFHPRCPSGFEPCAETPPVETQPVSGHRVVCHLY; encoded by the coding sequence ATGACTAGCGAAAATGGCTCTAACGGCGCGCTTCTCGAGGTTAGAGGCCTAAAGAAGTACTTTCCTGTAGGATCGGGATTCTTGGGCCGAAACAAGGCCATGCTCAAGGCCGTGGACGGCATCAACTTCCATATCGAACCGGGCAAGACATACGGTCTCGTCGGCGAGTCTGGTTGTGGAAAGTCCACAACTGCGAAGCTGATACTGCAGCTGGAGGAACCTACTGATGGCCAGTTCTTCTTTGAGGGTATGGATGCAACCGACCTGACAAGGGAAAACACCAGGTACTACAAGTCCAGCGTACAGGCTGTGTTCCAGGACCCTTGGGCGTCCCTCAACCCCAGGATGCGAGTTGGCAGCATTGTCGGGGAGCCTCTCGAGGTCAACAGCACGTTGACCAAGAACGAGATCAGGAACCGTGTAGGCGACCTACTCGAAGAGGTAGGGCTGCAGCAGTACCAGGCAAACCTGTTCCCGCACGAGTTCTCCGGTGGTCAGCGACAGCGTATCGGGGTCGCCAGAGCTCTGGCGCTCAACCCCAAGCTGATCATTCTGGATGAGCCCGTTTCGGCGCTGGACGTGTCGATTCGCGCCCAGATCATGAACCTGCTCGAAGACCTGCAGGACGAGCACAATCTGACTTACCTGCTTATCGCTCACCACCTGGCCACTGTGCGATACATGTGTGACACGGTTGGTGTTATGTACCTTGGCCGGATAGTTGAAGAGGCTGAAACAGAGGAGCTCTTCGACAATCCGCTTCACCCGTACACAAGGGCGCTGATGTCCGCAGCGTTGCCGTCGCACCCGGACATCGAGCGAGAAGAGATCATCCTGACCGGCGAGGTTCCTTCACCGGTGGACCCTCCCCCAGGATGTCACTTCCACCCACGCTGCCCGTCGGGGTTTGAACCCTGTGCTGAGACTCCTCCTGTGGAGACGCAGCCTGTTTCCGGTCACAGGGTGGTGTGCCACCTCTACTAG